One Cololabis saira isolate AMF1-May2022 chromosome 12, fColSai1.1, whole genome shotgun sequence DNA window includes the following coding sequences:
- the LOC133456978 gene encoding proteasomal ubiquitin receptor ADRM1-like isoform X4 — MSSGALFPSLVSGSRGSSSKYLVEFRAGKMSLKGNTVTPDKRKGMAYIQQSDDSLIHFCWKDRTTGNVDDDLIIFPDDCEFKKVNQCTTGRVYVLKFKAGSKRLFFWMQEPKTDKDDEYCRKVNEYLNNPPIPGAPGSGGGSGHELSALGGEGGLQNLLGNMSHNQLMQLIGPTGLGGLGGLGALAGPGLASLLSSGGPVTSSTSSSSRSQATTASPSSGAAPRPSSAQAPTTPSAPAASTPSSTGVALSTPASAQTPVAPASIASPSSHQPIQLSDLQNILATMNVPAAAAAAQGPADVEAFANAMQGNKGDSKEKKDDDEDMSLD, encoded by the exons ATGTCGTCGGGTGCACTCTTTCCAAGCTTGGTCAGTGGTTCGAGGGGAAGTTCCAGCAAGTACCTGGTGGAGTTTCGTGCTGGTAAAATGAGCTTGAAGGGAAACACTGTTACACCTGATAAACGCAAGGGCATGGCATACATCCAGCAGTCGGATGATTCTTTGATCCATTTCTGCTGGAAGGACAGGACGACTGGAAATGTTGATGAT GACCTTATCATATTCCCTGATGACTGTGAATTCAAAAAGGTGAACCAGTGCACAACCGGACGTGTCTATGTGTTGAAGTTCAAAGCTGGATCTAAGAGGCTGTTCTTCTGGATGCAG GAGCCAAAAACGGATAAGGATGATGAGTACTGTCGTAAGGTGAATGAATACCTCAACAACCCTCCAATTCCTGGAGCCCCTGGCAGTGGAGGCGGCAGCGGCCATGAGCTGTCTGCGCTGGGAGGTGAGGGAGGTCTCCAGAACCTGCTGGGAAACATGAGCCACAACCAGCTGATGCAGCTTATTGGACCAACAGGACTGGGTGGACTGG GAGGTCTGGGAGCTTTAGCAGGACCAGGACTTGCCAGCCTCCTAAGCAGTGGAGGACCAGTCACCAGCAGCACCTCATCCAG CTCTCGGAGCCAAGCCACCACAGCCTCTCCGTCATCAGGTGCAGCCCCCAGACCGAGCTCTGCCCAGGCTCCCACCACCCCTTCCGCTCCTGCGGCTTCAACTCCATCCTCTACTGGTGTTGCCCTTTCCACGCCAG CTTCAGCTCAAACACCTGTTGCCCCAGCTTCCATCGCAAGCCCTTCCTCCCACCAACCCATCCAGCTCAGTGACCTTCAAAACATTCTTGCCACGATGAACGTCCCAgcagcggctgctgctgctcagggaCCAGCGG
- the LOC133456980 gene encoding dnaJ homolog subfamily C member 5-like: MDHQRQRTLSTSGDSLYAVLGVDKAATTEDIRKCYRKLALKYHPDKNPDNPDAAEKFKEINNAHSILVDGTKKNIYDKYGSLGLYVAEQFGEENVNTYFVLSSWWAKALFAFCCLATGCYCCCCLCCCCNCCCGKCKPRPPMDQEPDFFVSPEDLEAQMTADERDGGEPIIMQPSSATETTQLTSDAHQSYKTDNY; this comes from the exons ATGGACCACCAGAGGCAGAGGACTCTCTCCACATCAGGAGACTCGTTGTATGCTGTGCTCGGAGTTGACAAGGCTGCCACAACAGAGGATATTAGGAAATGTTACAG GAAGCTGGCATTGAAATATCACCCCGATAAAAACCCAGACAACCCAGATGCAGCTGAAAAATTTAAGGAAATAAACAACGCCCATTCTATCCTGGTTGATGGCACCAAGAAGAACATCTATGATAAATATGGCTCACTGGGGCTATACGTGGCAGAACAATTTGGAGAGGAGAATGTCAACACTTACTTTGTTCTGTCTAGCTGGTGGGCAAAG GCGTTGTTCGCTTTCTGCTGCCTGGCAACAGGTTGTTATTGCTGCTGCTGCCTGTGTTGCTGCTGTAACTGTTGCTGTGGGAAATGTAAACCTCGGCCACCCATGGACCAGGAACCGGACTTCTTTGTCTCACCTGAGGACCTTGAGGCCCAGATGACTGCAGACGAGAGAG atgGAGGTGAACCCATCATCATGCAGCCATCATCAGCCACAGAAACCACTCAGCTCACCTCTGATGCACATCAAAGCTACAAGACAGATAATTACTAA